The Acidimicrobiales bacterium sequence CAACGCCTCCGCGCCCTCTACTGGTTGCAGGACACCGCCGGCCGCCCGGCGGTGGGGATCGGCGGCTGACGCTCCGGCCACCGCCGCGGCGCGACGGTCGTCATCGCGGTCCCTCCTCGTAGATCCGCCGCACGATGTCCTCGATCGGGGTCTCCTCGACCGAGATGTCGCGGACCGGGGCCTGAGCCGCCACGCGGGCGAGGACGTCGGCTGCCGTCCGGTCCGGCGAGAACCGCAGCCACTGTCGCGGTCCGTCGGTGCGGACGACATGGGCTCCGGGCACCTCCAGTGGCGGGTGGGGTTCCTCGAGGTCGACCACGAGCACCCGCTCGCCCCCGTAGCGCTGCTTGATGCCGGCCACGGTGGTGTCCTCGAGGAGGCGGCCGTGGTCGATGATCAGCAGGCGGGTGCAGAGGCGCTCCACGTCGACCAGGTCGTGCGTGGTCAGCAGGACGGTCATCCCCCGCTCGCGGTTGAGGGCGACGAGGAAGCTCCGCACCGCTTCCTTCGAGACGACGTCGAGGCCGATCGTCGGCTCGTCGAGGAACAGGATCTCCGGGTCGTGGAGCAGCGCGGCGGCCAGCTCGCCCCGCATCCGCTGCCCGAGCGACAGTTGACGCACCGGGGTGTCGAGGAACCCGGCGAGGTCGAGGAGGTCCACGAAGGCGTCGACGTTCGTCCGGTGGCGGTCGGCGTGGACGCCGTAGACGTGGCGGAGGAGATCGAACGAGTCACGCAGCGGCAGGTCCCACCACAGCTGCGTGCGCTGCCCGAAGACCACGCCGATGCGGCGGACGACGTCGGTCCGGGAGCCTGTCGGGTCCGCCCCGACCACCGCCACGCGGCCGGCCGTGGGGACCAGGACGCCCGTGCAGAGCTTCACCGTGGTGGACTTCCCGGCGCCGTTGGGCCCGATGTAGCCGACCATCTCGCCCGCCTCGATCGACAGCGAGACCTCGTCCACGGCGCGGACGACCGACCGCTCGCGGCGGAACCGCCCCGCCCGCCGGGCGACGGTGAACTCCTTGACCACCCCGTCCAGCGCGACGACGGCCACGTCAGCTCCCCGTGCTCCGGTAGTGGCGTACGGCGTTCGACCACACGGCGCGGGCGGCCAGCGCCAGGGCGAGCGACACCGCGGGCGTGAGCAGGGCGGCCTCCGACGGGGCGCCCAGCGGATCGGGCTTGTCGAGCAGGTAGGCGGCGGGGAAGTAGGCGACGAACGCCAGGGGCACGACGAAGGTGACCAGTCGTCGGAGCCAGGGCCCGAGCACGTCGATGGGGTACTGGGTCAGGTGGTTCCCGCCGTAGGTGAAGGCGTTGCCGAACTCCTGCGTCTCCACCGTCCAGAACGCCACGGACGACGTGAGCACCCACACCGCCCCGAACACCACGGTTCCGGAGGCGAGCGCCACGGGCACCATGGCGACACGGTCCGGCGTCCAGTCGATGTCCGTGCCGGCCAGCGCGACGGCGAGCACCACGCCCGGTTGCACGACCCGTCCCGCCCGCCGCAGCGCGAACTCGCCGGCCGACAGCTGGAGCAGCGGCGACAGCGGGCGCAGGAGGAACCGGTCGAACGTGCCCGCTTTGATGTGGCGGCCGGCCAGCTCCGCCTGGCTGGCGAACACGTCGGCCACGGCGAAGGCGACGCCGCCGAGCCCGTAGAGGAGCGCGACCTCGAGGGCCGTCCACCCGGCCAACGCGTCGACACGGCCGAACAGGACCGCGATCACCGCCAGGTCGAGGCCGGCGACCAGGACCTGGCTCACCAACAGGAGCACGAACGAGGCCCGGTACTGCCAGTCGGACCGGATCCGTGCCCCCACCAGCCGGCGGTAGACGCCGAGCTCGCCTCGCCACCCGTGGCTGCCGGTCCTGTCGGGGTCAGCCACCGTGGACGACCACCCTGCGCACGGCGCGCGACAGGACGGAACGCCCGGCTCCGGCGAGCACCAGCGCCCAGGCGCACTGGACGGCGACGACCCGGTGCACGTCGGCGCCGCGGTGCTTGCCGAGGAAGACCTCGACCGGCACCTGCAGCATGGACGCGAACGGCAGGGCCCGGGCCAGCGACTCCAGCCAGCCCGGGAAGAACACCACGGGGACGAAGAGACCGCTCATGAAGACGGCGACCAGCAGGCCCAGGCTCGACGCGCCCCGGTCGTCGAGCAGCCAGAAGGCGCTCAAGGCCAGGAGGAACCGCCACCCGAAGGCGACGGCCACGGCGGCGAGGACGCTGGCGACGAACCATGGCCACGCCCCGGCGGGCGGCATCCGCACCTCGAACACGGCGACGCCGATCAGGAACGGGGGGATGCCGCGGAACAGGGCGTAGAAGCCCGCCTTGCCGTAGGCGACCGCTGCCCACCAAAGCTGGAGGTCGACGGGCCGGAACAGGTCGGCCACCACGTCGCCGGTGCGGATCCGCTCGGCCATCTCCGAGTCGCCGAACAACCCCACGACCATGATGAGCGCCTGGGCCACGAAGGTGAAGGTGACGGCATCGACGACGTCGAACCCGCCCACCTCGTCCCGCTCCCGGTACACGGCCAGCAGCACGTACACCAGAAGGAAGCCGAAGACCGTGTTCGTGAAGACGCCGGCGGCCGTGGCGCCGCGGTAGGCGGTCATGCGGCGGAAGGTCTGCCGGACAATCGCCGCGACAACTCGCACCGCATCGCCTTCCCGAGCGCGCCGGCCGCGCCCCCGCTCGACCCGAGCGAGAGAACGTAGCGCCCAACGCAGCGTCGGCGCGAGTCCCACGATGGGGCCGGCGTTGTTCGTGCGGCAAGAATGAGCGAATATCGCCCGTTCTTGCCGCACGAAACGGACGGGCGGCGCGACCCCGTCTGACGCCAACGGCACGTCGATTGATGCTGGGTCGCGGCGAGCGCCGGATCCTCTCGGTCCGGCGCTCAGGCGGTAGGAGCGCCAGGCGCCGCTGGAGAGCGCAGCGAACATGCTGGGCGTTGCGTCGCCCTGCGGAGGCCGTCAGATCAGGGTCAGATCAGATCAGATCAGACCGGGTGGGACCGTCAGAGGACCCGTCTCTCACCGGTCAAGCAAGAAGGTCGTCTCGGCACCGGCGAAAGGCTGATGGAACCGACCACCCGGGACGACATACACATCACCCGGAGCGAGGACGACGTCGCCCTCGTCCATCCTGATGGTGAGGGTTCCCGACAGCACGAGAAGGAACTCGTCAGTCTCAGGGTGGCTGTGCCGCGTGAACTCGCCCCGGGCCTTTACCACTCTCGCGTCGTAGTCGTCGACAACCGCGATCGTCCTAGAGGCGACCAGTGCTCGGTCAGAGCGGCCAGCACATCGTGAACGTTGCGCGAGATCGTCACAGAGGTCAGCGTCGCACAGCCTGCTGCCCCAGCGCCGTCGCAAGAGACTTGGCCCGTCGCAACATGCTGAACCGGGCACAGCCAAAGTCGAGACGGCGCAGCGACGCAGCAACCTCCACCAGCGGGCCTGGCTGTTGACCGCCGAGGCGGCCGGGCGCGCCGGCATGCGGTTCCACGACCTCCGCCACACCGCGGCCGCCCGTTGTCCGCGTACCGGGGCCACGACCAAGGAGCTGAGCCCCGCCTCGGCCACGCCAGCCCCAGGCGTCGATGATTACCAGCACGCCGCCCACGACCGCGACCGGCGGATCGCCGAGGGCCTCGACGCCATGGCAGCAGAGGCCGGTCTCTCACCGCCAGAACCCGCCAGTCATCAGACCCCGTCGATGAGCGTACCGGCGACGCCCGCGGTCGTGGGCGTTCGAGGCGCCGGTGACCGGGGCCGGTACAAGGCAAAGAGTGGACGCGCCTTGTAACCTTCAATGTATGGAATCTTCCGGCGACCTCCGCGTCTCCTCCCGTGGGCAGATGAGCCTCCCGGCCGCCGCCCGAACTCGATGGGAGCTGACCGACGGCGGCGAGGTCGGCTATGTGGACCTGGGCGACGCACTGCTGCTCGTGCCCGGTGGGGTTGAGGCCCTTCGACGTCGCGTGCTCAACGCCGTGACCGACGCGGACTGGGAGGCGGCGGCATCGGGGTTCGGCGATCCCGACCTCGCCAACGAGTGACCGTCGCCCTCATCGACGACCAGGCGCTCGGCGCCGTCCTCCGCGGCGAGTTGCCGGCCCCGCTCGGCCGTCGGCCCCTCGCCACCACTGGCTGCTGGTACGTGCGGCTGTGCCAGGCCGTGCTCTCTGCGACCGAACGTCCGGGCGTGCTGTCGCGGCCGTTCGAAGAGCTTCCGGAGGCGCACCGGCGCCAGGCGGTCGACGCCTTGGTCGAGCTCCCCGTCCAGATCGAGCTCGTCAGCCTGCGGCACCTCGGCCCGGCCATCGGCCGGCTGCGCCAGCGGCACTCGCTGAACCTGCTCGCCGGTGAGGCGGTTGCCGCCGCCAAACATCTGGGGGCCGACGTCTTCCTGTCCACCCCGTCGCCGATGCTGGAGCAGGCCCTCGCCATCGAGGGACGCACATGGGCCCGGCTGCTGTGACAGTGCGGCCGGTCACCGGGCCCCGACGGCGGTCGACTCCTCAGTCCCGGATGGGCTCGTCTCGAATGATGACCAGCGAGGACCCGCACGTGGCCGCAAAGCGCCACGACGCACTCGGGAGATGTGGCACGACGGGGCTCTCGCTGTGGGCCACCGTGAGCCCCGCAACCCCGCTGACCTGCGGTTTTGTGGTGGTCGGGACCGGCGTCGATCCGGTGACCTCGCGCTTTTCAGGCGGGCTGGGGCCGGTTTGGGCCAGTTGGCTCACCAGCGATTTCGGCGCGAAGTGGCAGGTCAGAACCCATTTCTGGCGTTTGGCGAGTGACCTCCACGAACCGTGATTTGCCGCTCTGTGCCAGTGCTTCTGGCACGGATCTGGCACGAAATAGACACGCGACTACCGGATCGCCGAGTCGGCCCGACCTGCTGGCCACCGCACCGAACGTCGGCCAGTGGGATTCGGCGCGCGCCGTCGAGCGCGGCGGCGCTCACGACGACCAGATCGGCGCACACCGCTACTTCGGCCCGTCGGCGTTGAGGCACGGGAGAACGGCACGTCGGTGCGGCGTGGGAATGGAGCGCTGAGATCTCTGGAGCACGATGTGCTTCATGGAGTGGATCGTCCTCGTCCTCTTGACAGCGGCGGCATGTGGGGTCATGTGGAAGACCTTGTCTGCGCTCAGCGGACGCCATCCCCAACTTGTCTGGTTCGCTTCAATTGTGACAGCCCTGATCCTGTCGCTTGTGGCCGCGGGAGTGGCGAACGCGAGACCCGACTGGGCGTACTTCATCCCGGCCGTGCCCCTGTTCGCCATGGCCGCGGTGGCTACGATCAAGTCAGCCATCCAGGCCCGCAAGGAGCGGTCCCAGTAGCCCTGCTATGGCCAGGCCGCGGCTGCGTCCATCGCAGAACCGACACGGTTCGCCCTCAGACTGTTTGGTCGCAAGGCTCGCTGGCCAGCGCGACTGAATAATCCGAGCGGCCGGCATGATGACGGCCCGGCAGCAGCCGGGCTCCGCCGGCACGCGCGGATCGGCACGTCGGTGGACCTTCCTCAGGCATTTAGCCGGCCCCGTCTCAGCCTCGGTTCAACTCGTCCTCCAGCTGACGAGCGCCGTCCTCGGGAGGAATCGGCGTGGCGCTCGGTACGGCACCCCAGTGCTTGCGGTCGTCGAAGTTTTCAGCATGCCTGTACTCGTGCTCCCGCTGCAGCCATTCGGGGGGTTCGGAGGGATCCCCCCACTCGATACGTCCGCTCTCGACGAGATGTCGCCACTTCTCGGGTATCGGGCCCGACCAGGGGCTACTCAGCACCGACGTGAGCCTTTCGCGTCGGTGTGTCGGCGACAGCTCAGCGAGCTGGCGGAGGAGGAGGGGGGAGATCGGCTCGGGGTCTTCGACGAACATCGCGTCGACGTCGAAGTCCGCGCAGCAAGTGGCGTGCTCTTGACCGGCCTCGTAGGCGGCGAGCACCAAGTCACGCTGGTAGCACTCCGGCATGGCTTCGGCGTCGTTTCGCCACGGCTGCGCGCACGCCCTCGCCAGCGCCAAGCGGCGCCGCGTCGGTGTCAGCTCCGCGAGGCTCCGAGCGAAGCGCTCCGTGACGTTCGGGCGTCCTCCGGGCGGCTCGCCGAAGATCCGGATGTTCGGGTTCTTCTTCAGTCGTTCGTGGTCGGCTTGAAGCCGTCGGATCCGCTCCTCGTCCATGTCGAGCGATGTTGTCAGACGCGTTCCTTCTCGACCACAGACTTCGCGGCGGTCGCTGGAGACAAGCGCAGCCGTTTGCCGGGTCGCGGCGCCCTCCGGCCAGGCGAACGGATTTTCGGGGCGGGGGCCGGTCTCCCCGCTCGCCGCTGTCGGGTCACCGTGCCGGCGCCACCGACCGGGCACCTCGGAGCGGGTCTGGTCAGGGAGAATGCGGCATGGAGTTGTTCTGGTCGGAGGCTGAGGTCGCTCTTCCGAGCGGGCAACGGTTCGCCGTGGACGTCCGGATTGGCCGGAAACGGTTGGCGACGCACCACCGTGAACGAAGCTACAGGCGCGGGAGCCGAGTGCGGCTTAGGACTGAGACTGCGACCATGTGCCCGTGAGCAAGAGGATCCTGCTCCGGGGCGGCTGGCTCGTCACGATGGTGCCGGGCTCGGAGCCGTTCCTCGGCGACCTGCTGATCGAGGACGAACGGATCGCGTCCCTGGGACAACTCGACAACGTCTCCGACGCCGAGGTGGTTGACGCCCGCGGCCGCATCGTGCTCCCCGGCCTCGTGGACACCCATCGGCACATGTGGCAGTCGGCGCTGCGCACGATCGCGTGCGACTGGACCCTCGGTCAGTACTTCGCCCGGATGCGGGGCCAGCTCGGTGGTGTCTTCCGTCCCGAGGACACCTTTGCAGGCACCCTGCTCGGCATGGTGGAGGCGCTCGACTCGGGCATCACCACGGTGGTCGACTGGTCCCACAACCTCAACGGTCCCGACCACGCCGACGCGGCGTGGGACGCCCTGCTGCAAGGTGGCGGTCGAGCCCTCTTCTCCTACGGCGCCAGCAACGACCAGGCGCTGCGCAAGGACGTGTCACCCCAGACCCGCGACGTTGCCCGCCTCCGGAGCGGCGTCGGCTCCGACGACCGGGCCCGGGTCACCTTGGGGATGGCCGTGCGCGGGCCCGAGTACTCCACCATCGAGAACTGTGTCGCCGATTGGGGCCTGGCCCGGGAGCTCGGGTTGCCCGTCACCGTCCATGTGGGTGGTGGGCTCCGCGGGGCACAGGGCGGGGTGGCCGAGCTCGGTGCCCGGGGCCTGCTCGGGCCCGACACGACGTACGTGCACTGCAACATGCTCAGCGACACCGAGCTGGACATGCTCGCGGACGCCGGCGGACGCGCTTCGGTGTCTCCGGAGGTGGAGGCGAATATGGGTCACGGTCCGGCGGCGACCGCCCGGCTGCGTTCCCGTGGCATCCCCACCGGCCTGTCGGCGGACGTCTGCACGAACGTCGGCGGCGACCTCTTTGGGGCCATGCGGGTGGCGATCGCCCTGCAGCGCGGGGCCGACCACGCCGCGGCGCTCGCCCGGGGCGACACCCTCGCCGAGGTCTCCCTGACGGCGCGGGATGTGCTGGCCATGGCCACCGTCGACGGAGCCAGGGCCTGCGGTCTCGACGACCGCATCGGCACGCTCGAGGTGGGCAAGCAGGCCGACGTGCTGATGCTGCGGGCGGACATGTTGAACCTGGCACCGCTGAGCGACCCGGTCGGTGCGGTCGTGCACTCGGCGGGAACGCACAATGTGGAATCGGTGTACGTGGCGGGGCGACCGGTCAAGCGTCACGGGATGTTCGTGGACCTCGACGTCCGCTCGGTCAGCGCACGCGCCGACGCGTCGCACGACTACCTCATGGGCGCCGCCCGAGTGGCGGACCAGGACTGGTGCCCGCTAGCGCACCAGGCCTGAAGCCGCGGACGGGTGGCACGATCCCGCGCTGCTCAGTCCCTCGTAGCCGGGGTGGCTGCGATGACGCGATTTGGTCGAGGACCGACTGGTCGGGCAGCGCTTCGCCGATCCGGGCCTTCGAGAACCGATCGACGGCTCCATCGAACTGTCGTCGTCCGTCACCGTCACCCGTACCGACTGCATGATCGCGCGGCGGTCCGCGGCGTCGGTCGCCGGTCGAACACCCTGCCATGTAACGCCGAGTAGGTCCGGGCCTCCGGCGCCGGAGCCGCACCGAACCGCGGAGCTGACGTGGTGGAGGCGTCTGCGAGCTCGACCCTGGTTGAATAGGCCCGAGGAGGTGGAGCCGACGACCGACCGGACACGCTTCGAGGTGCCGCTGTACACGGTGGCCGAGGCGGCGCGCATCGTCGCCGTTCCACCCTCGACGCTGGCCGCGTGGGCCAAGGGGTACAGCCGCCGGTTCGCCGACCGGGCCACCGTGACCGGCGACCCGGCCGTGACGTGCCTACCGACCGATCGCCGGGCGGACCCGTGCGTGCCCTTCGTCGGGCTCGCCGAGGCGCTCGTCCTCTCCGCCCTGCGGCGGAGCGAGGTGCCGCTCCAGCGGATCAGGCCCGCCCTTGCCCACCTGCAGCGGGAGATCGGCCTCAACCACGCCCTGGCGTCGCGACGCCTCTACACGGACGGAGCCGAGCTGCTCTTCGACTACGGCGAGTCCCACGCTGACACGCCGGACGGCGCCGGTGTTCGAACGCTCGTCGTCGTTCGCAGCGGGCAACGGGTGTTCGCCGACGTCGTCCACGACTACCTGCGCCGAATCGAGTACGGCGCCGACGGCTACGCGTCGCTTATCCACGTCCCGGCCTACGGCCACGCCCAGGTGGTCGCCGACCCGACCCGCTCGTTCGGCGCCCCCATCTTCGAGCGGGGCGGCGCCCGGGTGGACGACGTCCTCCAGCGGTTCTGGGCCGGGGACTCCCTGGACGCGCTCTCGGCCGAGTTCGGCGTCCCCGTCGACCAGCTCGAGGACGTGCTGCGTGTCGCATCCCGACGCGCTGCCTGACCTCTTCCTCGACCGCAGCCTCGGCCGCATCATCGTCCCGTCACTGTTGCGGGCGGCCGGGCTCCGGCTGACGACCCTGGCCGAGCACTACGGCGTCCCCGCCGACGAGAAGGTGCCTGACGAGGACTGGCTGGACCTGGCGGGCGCTCGCGGGTGGGTGGTGTTCATGAAGGACGCGCGGGGTCCGGTACAACCTCGCCGAGCGCGAGGCGGTAAGGCGCACCGGACCCGCTGCTTCTGCCTCTCCAACCAGAACCTGACGGCTAGGCCATGGCGGCTCGGTTCCTCGACAACCTCGACGCCATCGCCGCTGCCTGCGCCGGTGAGGGCCCGTTTATCTACGCCGTGCACCAGCGCCGCATCGAGCGCCTCACGATCGGCGGCCAGTAAGGCCCAGAACTTTTTTCAGATTCCTCGCGAGATTTCGGGCCTCCCCCGGCATAGCTCCACATCGAACCCGAGAACCAACAGACGAGTGCATTGGCCCGCGGGGGTCGCCGGCGGTGATGCGGGTGACCACCATCAAGGCCGGCGCCCACGGCGTGGAGGCCATGGTCGCTTACTACGCCGGTCTGGCCGCCGACCAGGCCTCCCGAGACGGCGCCTGCCGGGGCCCGGTCGACTACTACCTGGCCGCCGACGAGCCGCCCGGGCGGTGGTGGGGCGAGGGGACCGCCGCCCTCGGCCTCGGCGCCGAGGTGGCCCCCGAGGAGCTGGAGGCGCTGCTCACTGCCCGCCACCCGGGGAGCGGCGGGCGCCTGGGCCGAGGCTTCGGCGCCGACTCGGCCCGGGCCTTCGACGCCTGCTTCTCGGCGCCAAAGTCGGTGTCGGTGCTGTGGGGACTGGCCGAGGACCCCTTCGTTCGTGCCGAGGCGGCCGCCGCCCACGACGCCGCCGTGGAGGCCGCCCTGTCCTTCTTCGCCCGACACGGCTCGGTGACCCGGCGGGGCACCGACGGCGTGGACCAGGTGGACACCCGGGGCCTGTCGGTGGCCCTGTTCCGCCAGCACACCAGCCGCTCCTCCGATCCCCAGCTGCACACCCACGCCATCGTGGTGGCCAAGGTCCAGGACGACAGCGGCAAGTGGCTGTCCCTC is a genomic window containing:
- a CDS encoding ATP-binding cassette domain-containing protein, encoding MAVVALDGVVKEFTVARRAGRFRRERSVVRAVDEVSLSIEAGEMVGYIGPNGAGKSTTVKLCTGVLVPTAGRVAVVGADPTGSRTDVVRRIGVVFGQRTQLWWDLPLRDSFDLLRHVYGVHADRHRTNVDAFVDLLDLAGFLDTPVRQLSLGQRMRGELAAALLHDPEILFLDEPTIGLDVVSKEAVRSFLVALNRERGMTVLLTTHDLVDVERLCTRLLIIDHGRLLEDTTVAGIKQRYGGERVLVVDLEEPHPPLEVPGAHVVRTDGPRQWLRFSPDRTAADVLARVAAQAPVRDISVEETPIEDIVRRIYEEGPR
- a CDS encoding ABC transporter permease, which produces MADPDRTGSHGWRGELGVYRRLVGARIRSDWQYRASFVLLLVSQVLVAGLDLAVIAVLFGRVDALAGWTALEVALLYGLGGVAFAVADVFASQAELAGRHIKAGTFDRFLLRPLSPLLQLSAGEFALRRAGRVVQPGVVLAVALAGTDIDWTPDRVAMVPVALASGTVVFGAVWVLTSSVAFWTVETQEFGNAFTYGGNHLTQYPIDVLGPWLRRLVTFVVPLAFVAYFPAAYLLDKPDPLGAPSEAALLTPAVSLALALAARAVWSNAVRHYRSTGS
- a CDS encoding ABC-2 family transporter protein, encoding MTAYRGATAAGVFTNTVFGFLLVYVLLAVYRERDEVGGFDVVDAVTFTFVAQALIMVVGLFGDSEMAERIRTGDVVADLFRPVDLQLWWAAVAYGKAGFYALFRGIPPFLIGVAVFEVRMPPAGAWPWFVASVLAAVAVAFGWRFLLALSAFWLLDDRGASSLGLLVAVFMSGLFVPVVFFPGWLESLARALPFASMLQVPVEVFLGKHRGADVHRVVAVQCAWALVLAGAGRSVLSRAVRRVVVHGG
- a CDS encoding amidohydrolase family protein → MSKRILLRGGWLVTMVPGSEPFLGDLLIEDERIASLGQLDNVSDAEVVDARGRIVLPGLVDTHRHMWQSALRTIACDWTLGQYFARMRGQLGGVFRPEDTFAGTLLGMVEALDSGITTVVDWSHNLNGPDHADAAWDALLQGGGRALFSYGASNDQALRKDVSPQTRDVARLRSGVGSDDRARVTLGMAVRGPEYSTIENCVADWGLARELGLPVTVHVGGGLRGAQGGVAELGARGLLGPDTTYVHCNMLSDTELDMLADAGGRASVSPEVEANMGHGPAATARLRSRGIPTGLSADVCTNVGGDLFGAMRVAIALQRGADHAAALARGDTLAEVSLTARDVLAMATVDGARACGLDDRIGTLEVGKQADVLMLRADMLNLAPLSDPVGAVVHSAGTHNVESVYVAGRPVKRHGMFVDLDVRSVSARADASHDYLMGAARVADQDWCPLAHQA